The Manis javanica isolate MJ-LG chromosome 2, MJ_LKY, whole genome shotgun sequence genome contains a region encoding:
- the BAALC gene encoding brain and acute leukemia cytoplasmic protein isoform X8: MGCGGSRADAIEPRYYESWTRETESTWLTYTDSDSPPSAAAADSGAEAGGLHAG, from the coding sequence ATGGGCTGCGGCGGGAGCCGGGCCGATGCCATCGAGCCCCGCTACTACGAGAGCTGGACCCGCGAGACCGAGTCCACCTGGCTCACGTACACAGACTCGGACTCGCCGcccagcgccgccgccgcggacAGCGGCGCCGAGGCGGGCGGCCTGCACGCGG